Proteins encoded by one window of Salicibibacter halophilus:
- a CDS encoding MIP/aquaporin family protein, with amino-acid sequence MYEMLAELIGTMVLVIFGAGVVAGNVLKGTKSEGMGWIGISIGWGLAVALGVYVSGTVSDGHINPAVTLGFAAIGDFPWSQVPFYIAGQLMGAFIGAVIIYFHYFPHWKATEDQGAKLGTFATDPAIKHYPSNFMSEMIGTAMLLFALLGIGANTFTDGLEPISTGLLIVAIGLSLGGTTGYAINPARDLGPRIAHFVLPIHGKGPSNWKYAWIPVLGPIVGAVLGSALYVLLLG; translated from the coding sequence ATGTACGAAATGCTGGCGGAGCTGATCGGCACAATGGTTCTGGTCATTTTTGGGGCTGGGGTTGTGGCCGGCAACGTGTTGAAGGGTACGAAATCAGAAGGAATGGGCTGGATTGGCATATCCATCGGGTGGGGGCTTGCTGTGGCTCTCGGTGTTTATGTCTCCGGTACGGTGAGTGACGGTCACATTAACCCTGCTGTTACGCTTGGATTTGCGGCAATCGGAGACTTTCCATGGTCGCAAGTGCCTTTTTACATTGCCGGTCAATTGATGGGTGCTTTTATTGGCGCGGTCATTATCTATTTCCACTACTTCCCTCATTGGAAAGCGACGGAGGACCAAGGAGCGAAGTTAGGGACATTCGCGACAGATCCGGCGATTAAACATTATCCTTCCAACTTCATGAGTGAAATGATCGGCACAGCCATGTTATTGTTTGCGCTCCTTGGAATTGGGGCAAATACATTTACAGATGGATTGGAGCCGATTTCCACCGGCCTCTTAATCGTCGCGATTGGTTTATCCCTCGGCGGGACAACAGGATATGCCATTAACCCTGCCCGTGATCTAGGCCCGCGAATCGCGCACTTTGTGTTGCCAATCCATGGGAAAGGACCGTCTAACTGGAAATATGCATGGATTCCAGTACTTGGGCCGATTGTCGGTGCTGTTCTTGGTTCAGCGTTGTATGTACTGCTTTTAGGCTAG
- the icd gene encoding NADP-dependent isocitrate dehydrogenase — protein MMSERITVNNGNLNVPDNPVIPYIEGDGTGPDIWAAASRVIDSAVEKAYGGKKKIDWKEILVGGKSHDKTGEWLPEESLDTIRENLIAIKGPLTTPTGGGIRSLNVALRQKLDLFTCLRPVRHYSGVPSPVKRPEEVDMAIFRENTEDIYAGIEYQEGTPEAKKVIDFIQNEMGSENIRFPETSGIGIKPISKEGTERLVRSAIQYAINENRKSVTLVHKGNIMKFTEGSFKAWGFELAEREFADQVFTWQTYDEIVEKEGKDAANKAQDEAEAAGKIIIKEAIADIFLQQILTRPKEHDVVATMNLNGDYISDALAAQVGGIGIAPGANINYDTGHAIFEATHGTAPKYAGQDKVNPSSLILSGELMLRHLGWNEAADLITNSMDTTIGNKVVTYDFARLMDNATEVKCSGFADALIENM, from the coding sequence ATCATGTCTGAAAGAATTACTGTAAACAACGGAAATTTAAACGTCCCTGATAATCCTGTCATTCCGTACATTGAAGGCGACGGCACCGGTCCCGACATTTGGGCGGCGGCTTCGCGCGTCATTGATTCAGCTGTCGAAAAAGCTTATGGCGGCAAGAAAAAAATCGATTGGAAAGAAATTCTCGTTGGTGGAAAATCCCACGACAAGACTGGGGAGTGGCTTCCGGAAGAATCGTTGGATACGATCCGTGAAAACTTAATCGCCATTAAGGGCCCGCTTACAACGCCAACCGGCGGCGGCATTCGGTCTTTAAACGTAGCTCTTCGCCAAAAACTCGATTTGTTCACTTGTTTGCGTCCGGTTCGCCACTATTCTGGTGTGCCTTCCCCGGTGAAGCGCCCTGAGGAAGTGGATATGGCGATTTTCCGCGAAAATACGGAAGATATTTATGCCGGCATTGAGTATCAGGAAGGAACACCTGAAGCGAAAAAAGTGATTGATTTTATCCAAAATGAAATGGGCTCCGAAAACATTCGCTTTCCGGAAACATCCGGGATCGGCATCAAGCCGATTTCCAAAGAGGGAACGGAACGCCTCGTCCGCTCCGCCATTCAATATGCGATTAACGAAAATCGCAAAAGCGTAACGCTTGTTCATAAAGGGAATATCATGAAGTTTACGGAAGGGTCCTTCAAAGCTTGGGGCTTCGAACTTGCAGAGCGTGAATTCGCTGATCAAGTGTTCACTTGGCAAACCTATGATGAAATTGTTGAAAAAGAAGGCAAAGACGCAGCCAACAAAGCGCAGGACGAAGCGGAAGCAGCAGGGAAAATTATTATTAAAGAAGCGATTGCCGATATTTTCTTGCAGCAAATCCTTACGCGTCCGAAAGAACATGATGTTGTCGCGACGATGAATTTAAACGGCGACTACATTTCCGATGCATTGGCAGCCCAAGTTGGCGGCATCGGCATCGCGCCTGGCGCAAACATTAACTATGATACCGGCCACGCCATCTTTGAAGCGACACATGGTACTGCTCCTAAATACGCGGGACAGGATAAAGTGAATCCTTCATCGCTAATTCTATCCGGAGAACTCATGCTTCGTCATCTTGGCTGGAATGAAGCGGCCGACCTTATCACAAATTCCATGGATACGACTATCGGCAACAAAGTTGTTACGTATGATTTCGCCCGGCTAATGGATAACGCAACGGAAGTGAAATGTTCCGGGTTTGCGGATGCACTTATCGAAAACATGTAA
- the tatA gene encoding twin-arginine translocase TatA/TatE family subunit has protein sequence MVILSRKDTAHVEKGGNIVLPNIGIPSLILILLIALLIFGPKKLPEIGGAFGKTLNEFKKSTTQMMEDDPPESERKEISEETTTTSSNESHNQS, from the coding sequence ATGGTTATACTAAGCCGTAAAGATACAGCCCATGTTGAAAAAGGAGGAAACATTGTGCTTCCAAATATTGGCATTCCAAGTCTCATTCTCATCCTTTTGATCGCTCTCTTGATTTTCGGACCGAAGAAATTGCCGGAAATCGGTGGTGCTTTCGGGAAAACGCTAAATGAGTTCAAAAAATCCACCACTCAGATGATGGAAGACGACCCACCTGAATCGGAAAGAAAAGAAATCAGTGAAGAGACTACGACAACATCATCAAATGAATCCCACAACCAATCGTAA
- a CDS encoding GlcG/HbpS family heme-binding protein: MSKLNLDMAKKVIEGAETEASNIGVQMVISIFDEGGNLIATHRMDDAWLASIDIAQKKAWTSVALKMPTSNLEEEAVPSGSLYGINTTNDGRIVVFGGGIPLEKDGTVLGAIGVSGSTVPDDVQVAEAGVKAFKESF; encoded by the coding sequence ATGAGCAAATTAAATTTGGATATGGCCAAAAAGGTTATCGAAGGGGCAGAGACTGAGGCTTCCAACATAGGGGTGCAAATGGTCATTTCAATTTTCGATGAAGGCGGTAACCTTATCGCAACACACCGAATGGATGATGCCTGGCTGGCAAGCATCGATATTGCTCAAAAAAAAGCATGGACGTCCGTCGCGCTAAAAATGCCTACTTCTAATTTGGAAGAAGAAGCAGTACCTAGCGGGAGTCTATATGGCATCAATACGACGAACGATGGGCGAATTGTCGTCTTCGGCGGTGGCATTCCCCTTGAAAAAGATGGAACGGTCTTAGGCGCGATCGGTGTAAGCGGCAGCACTGTCCCAGACGATGTACAAGTCGCGGAAGCCGGGGTTAAGGCATTTAAAGAAAGCTTTTAA
- the glpK gene encoding glycerol kinase GlpK, whose protein sequence is MEKNHIVAIDQGTTSTRAILFDGEGQEVHSVQREFTQHFPKPGWVEHDANEIWGSVLAVLAGLFTEIEVEPAEIAGIGITNQRETTVIWDKHTGRPIYHALVWQSRQTEPIVDQLKEDGWNETFKQKTGLLLDPYFSGTKIKWILDHVEGAREKAENGDLLFGTIDTWLIWKLSGGAAHVTDYTNAARTLMFNIHELKWDQELMDILEVPKQMLPEVKSSSEIYAETIEYHFFGAKVPIAGVAGDQHAALFGQACFEKGTVKNTYGTGCFILMNTGEEAVTSDNGLLTTIAWGLDGKVEYALEGSIFVAGSAVQWLRDGINMIEQSPDSEDLATRVTSSEGVYFVPAFVGLGTPYWDSAARGAMFGITRGTEKAHLVRATLESLAYQTKDVMTAMEKDAGIPSTKLRVDGGAAENNFLMQFQSDLLHAPVERPTVSETTALGAAYLAGLAVGVWDSKDDIARKWKVDRSFEPAMEEPERQELYNGWKKAVEATMVFKPGE, encoded by the coding sequence ATGGAAAAAAATCACATCGTAGCGATTGATCAGGGGACGACGAGTACACGAGCGATTTTGTTTGACGGAGAAGGCCAGGAAGTTCACTCGGTGCAAAGAGAATTTACCCAACACTTTCCAAAGCCCGGTTGGGTGGAGCATGACGCCAATGAGATTTGGGGGTCGGTTCTCGCTGTTCTCGCCGGTCTTTTTACGGAAATTGAGGTTGAACCTGCAGAAATCGCAGGCATCGGTATTACGAATCAACGGGAGACTACGGTGATCTGGGATAAACATACGGGCCGGCCGATTTATCATGCGCTCGTGTGGCAGTCGCGGCAAACGGAGCCGATTGTTGACCAGTTGAAAGAAGATGGATGGAACGAAACGTTTAAACAGAAAACAGGTCTTTTGCTGGATCCTTATTTTTCAGGAACAAAAATAAAATGGATCCTTGACCATGTGGAAGGTGCGCGAGAAAAAGCCGAAAACGGGGACTTGTTATTTGGAACGATTGATACGTGGCTGATTTGGAAATTGAGCGGAGGAGCCGCTCATGTGACCGATTATACAAATGCTGCCCGTACCTTAATGTTCAATATTCATGAGTTAAAATGGGACCAGGAACTGATGGATATTTTAGAAGTCCCAAAACAAATGCTTCCGGAAGTGAAATCTTCTTCCGAAATCTACGCAGAAACGATTGAGTACCATTTCTTTGGCGCAAAAGTTCCGATCGCGGGCGTAGCCGGTGATCAGCACGCTGCTCTATTCGGGCAGGCGTGTTTTGAAAAAGGAACGGTGAAAAACACATACGGCACGGGTTGTTTTATTTTGATGAACACCGGTGAAGAAGCGGTTACGTCCGACAATGGATTGTTAACGACGATTGCCTGGGGCCTCGATGGAAAAGTCGAGTACGCGTTGGAAGGCAGTATTTTCGTAGCGGGATCCGCCGTCCAATGGCTCCGGGATGGCATCAACATGATTGAACAATCGCCGGATAGCGAGGATCTCGCGACGCGTGTAACCTCGTCTGAAGGTGTTTATTTTGTGCCTGCATTCGTGGGATTGGGCACTCCTTATTGGGATAGTGCCGCACGCGGAGCGATGTTCGGGATTACGAGGGGAACGGAAAAAGCGCATCTCGTTCGGGCGACGCTGGAATCTTTGGCCTATCAAACGAAAGACGTCATGACAGCGATGGAAAAAGACGCGGGCATCCCATCGACAAAGTTGCGCGTGGACGGCGGTGCCGCCGAAAACAATTTCCTCATGCAATTCCAGAGCGACCTCCTCCATGCACCGGTGGAACGGCCGACCGTCAGTGAAACAACAGCCCTGGGAGCTGCTTATCTGGCCGGGTTAGCGGTCGGCGTCTGGGATAGCAAAGACGACATCGCGAGGAAATGGAAAGTAGACCGCTCCTTTGAACCGGCCATGGAAGAACCGGAGCGACAAGAACTTTACAACGGC
- the mdh gene encoding malate dehydrogenase produces MTIKRRKVSVIGGGFTGATTALNVAQQELADVVLVDIPDKEGPTQGKALDMLESTPVVGADVNVIGTSDYKDTEGSDVVVITAGIARKPGMSRDDLVNTNAGIMQSVTEQIVKYSPDTYIIVLTNPADAMTYAVYQASGLPKNRVIGQSGVLDTARFRAFIAQELRMSVEDVQGFVLGGHGDDMVPLIRYSSVGGVPLTDLLSQDRIDKIIERTRKGGGEIVSLLGDGSAYYAPAAALTQMVETIIKDKKRILPTIAYLEGEYGYSDLYVGVPTVLGGDGVEQVIELNLTEEEKQDLSTSVDSVKNVMKLLK; encoded by the coding sequence ATGACTATTAAACGTAGAAAAGTATCTGTGATCGGTGGCGGCTTTACAGGCGCTACAACGGCCCTTAATGTTGCGCAGCAAGAACTTGCAGACGTTGTGCTCGTGGACATTCCGGATAAAGAAGGACCAACGCAGGGGAAAGCGCTCGACATGCTGGAGTCCACCCCTGTCGTAGGGGCAGATGTGAATGTGATCGGAACTTCCGATTATAAGGACACGGAAGGCTCCGATGTGGTGGTTATTACCGCGGGCATCGCCCGGAAACCGGGTATGAGCAGGGATGATCTCGTGAATACAAATGCCGGAATCATGCAATCCGTGACCGAGCAAATTGTAAAGTATTCACCGGATACGTACATTATCGTACTGACAAACCCAGCGGATGCGATGACATACGCCGTTTATCAAGCCTCCGGATTGCCAAAAAACCGGGTGATCGGACAATCAGGCGTTTTGGATACGGCTCGTTTCCGCGCGTTTATCGCCCAGGAATTACGCATGTCTGTGGAAGATGTGCAAGGATTTGTCCTCGGGGGCCATGGAGACGACATGGTACCGTTGATTCGTTACTCCAGTGTCGGCGGTGTGCCGTTAACGGACTTGCTATCTCAAGACCGCATCGATAAAATCATTGAGCGCACACGTAAAGGCGGCGGGGAAATTGTTTCCTTGCTCGGCGACGGAAGCGCCTATTACGCGCCGGCCGCTGCTTTAACACAAATGGTTGAAACGATTATCAAAGATAAAAAACGTATATTGCCAACGATCGCTTATCTTGAAGGCGAATACGGCTATAGTGATCTTTATGTTGGCGTGCCAACCGTCCTTGGCGGCGATGGCGTCGAGCAAGTCATCGAATTGAATCTGACCGAAGAAGAAAAACAAGACCTCTCCACATCCGTGGATTCCGTGAAAAATGTCATGAAATTGTTGAAGTAA